GAGCCTTCGGCGAGTACTCGGTGCTCGTCGACGCCTCCGGGGCGACGTACGCGCCGAAGGACAAGCTGACCCCCACCTTCGGCGAGTCGGCGACCCTGCAGCGGGCGCTCGCTCTGACCCGGGAGGAGGCGCTGGCGAGCACCGACCGGCCCTACGGGGTCGAGCTGTTCCGGGACGCCAAGGGTCTCCACGCCGTGTCCGACGCGGGCGACACCGTCTTCGACCGCGCCGGCAGGCCGGTCGCCGCGGTGATCGAGGTCCTTCCCCTGAACGACGCGCTCGGGCACTTCCAGGGGGTCATCGGCTACCCGACGTCCTTCATCCCCGCCCAGTCGCTCACCGTCCTCGCCCGCCTCTCGCTGGACGGCAGGACGTCGTCGGCGGGCACCACCCCGCAGGTCATCGTCGACGCGGTGCGGTCCGGGAACCACACGCCGCAGGGCGTCTACGACGCACCCGGCGTCGGCTCGGTGGCGGGGAGCTTCGTCCCCCTGCTGGCGCCCGACGGGAAGACGGTGGCGGGCTACGTCGGGGTGGAGGTCCCGCTCGCCGACTTCGTGGGCGACCAGCGTGGTGACGAGTTCACCCTCGGGCTGATCGCGATCTTCGCCATCCTCGGCACCGCGCTGCTCGTCTTCTTCTTCGTCGAGCGCTTCGTGCGCCGCCCGGTCAACCGGCTGGAGCGCGGCGTCGCCCGGATCGCCGGCGGCGACTACTCCGTCGACATCCCGGTGACCTCCTCCGACGAGCTCGGCCGTCTCGCCCACGGCGTCAACCGGATGCGCGCCGAGATCGCCCAGTACGTCACCCAGATCGAGCAGGCCCGGGCCCGCCTCGACGGCGCCGTCGACGAGCTCGGCGGCGTCTCCCGCGCGCTGACCACCACCACCCGCGGCGTCGAGGGCCTCCAGGAGGCGGTGGTCGGGGCCGCCGCCGCCATCGTCGGCCACGGCTCGGCGGCGCTGCTGCTGATCCGGGAGGGCGACAACCTGGCGCTCCGCGCCGCCCACGGGGTCGACGGCCATCCCCCCGACATCTCCAGCTGGAGGGTGGTGGGCGACCTGCTCGAGGGACGCTCGGTCCGCATCGACACGCCGCCGCCGGGCTGGCAGGCGGGGGGCATGCTGGCGGTGCCGATGTTCTACCAGGACGCCGTGGTGGGCGCCCTCGCGGTCATCACCCGCGCCGGTGAGCCCCCGGCCGAGGGCCAGGACCAGAGCCTGGCGGTGCTCGCCAACAACGCCGCCATCGCCCTGGAGAACACCCGCCTGTTCGAGCAGGAGCGCGAGACGGTGCGCCGGCTGCGCGAGCTGGACGCCCTGAAGTCCGACTTCCTCGGCACCGTCCAGCACGAGCTGCGCACCCCCCTGACCGCGATCATGGGCATGGGCGACCTGCTGGAGATGTGCTGGGAGACCTGGGACGACGCCCACAAGACCGAGGCGCTCCACGACATCCAGGTGGCCGCGAAGAGGCTCTACGACATCGTCGAGACCATCCTCGACTTCTCCCTCCTCGAGTCCGACACGCTGAGCCTCAAGCCGCTGCCCACCCAGGTGCGCAGCGCCGTCGAGGAGGCGGTGGCCGCGGTCCAGTCCCGCCTCAAGGAGGGGCTGCAGGTCTCGCTCAGCGTCGACGTGCCCCATGACGTCGAGGTCCTCGCCGACCCCACCCGCTTCAACCAGGCGCTCCGGGCGCTGCTCGACAACGCGGTCAAGTTCACCCCCGAGGGCGGGAGGGTGTGGGTCCGCAGCCATCGCAACGGCAAGGGCATGGTGCGGATCGAGGTGGCGGACACCGGGATCGGCATCCCCGAGGACGCGCTGCCGCGGGTCTTCGAGCGCTTCTACCAGGTCGACAACACCGCCACCCGCACCTACGGTGGCACCGGGATGGGGCTGGCCCTGGTGCGCCGCCTGGTCGAGGCCCACGGGGGCAAGGTCGAGGTGGAGAGCCGGGTGGGGGAGGGCAGCTGCTTCGCCCTGCTCTGGCCGGTCGCGCCGAACGCCACCTGATCGCCGCACCGCCTGGCCGCGGCCGCCGTGTTGGGCCTCGCTCCGGTGGGTACAATCGGCGGCGGTCGCGCTAGACGGGGAGATAGCGGTGCCCTGTACCCGCAATCCGCTATAGCGGGGTTGAATTCCCCACCGAGGGGGTGCGTTCTCGGGTCTGCTCCGACGGCATCGGCGCCGACGGCCGGGTCCTGCGCAACCCGGGCCCGTGAACCCCGTCAGGTCCGGAAGGAAGCAGCGGTAAGCGGTCCCCCGGGGGTGCCGCAGCCAACCTGGCCTGAGCTGGGCCGTCGGG
Above is a window of Candidatus Dormiibacterota bacterium DNA encoding:
- a CDS encoding ATP-binding protein, giving the protein MRSRFRSSFALRLLAAGVALSLILVVGIGAFLLVSRNQQTQKAAITNSGNRATVIAQLFKQITQPTLQVDARAVASELNGVSAKPTGPKETENDLAIQFQSSLAIVRNAIRGSGSGAFGEYSVLVDASGATYAPKDKLTPTFGESATLQRALALTREEALASTDRPYGVELFRDAKGLHAVSDAGDTVFDRAGRPVAAVIEVLPLNDALGHFQGVIGYPTSFIPAQSLTVLARLSLDGRTSSAGTTPQVIVDAVRSGNHTPQGVYDAPGVGSVAGSFVPLLAPDGKTVAGYVGVEVPLADFVGDQRGDEFTLGLIAIFAILGTALLVFFFVERFVRRPVNRLERGVARIAGGDYSVDIPVTSSDELGRLAHGVNRMRAEIAQYVTQIEQARARLDGAVDELGGVSRALTTTTRGVEGLQEAVVGAAAAIVGHGSAALLLIREGDNLALRAAHGVDGHPPDISSWRVVGDLLEGRSVRIDTPPPGWQAGGMLAVPMFYQDAVVGALAVITRAGEPPAEGQDQSLAVLANNAAIALENTRLFEQERETVRRLRELDALKSDFLGTVQHELRTPLTAIMGMGDLLEMCWETWDDAHKTEALHDIQVAAKRLYDIVETILDFSLLESDTLSLKPLPTQVRSAVEEAVAAVQSRLKEGLQVSLSVDVPHDVEVLADPTRFNQALRALLDNAVKFTPEGGRVWVRSHRNGKGMVRIEVADTGIGIPEDALPRVFERFYQVDNTATRTYGGTGMGLALVRRLVEAHGGKVEVESRVGEGSCFALLWPVAPNAT